A window of the Mesotoga prima MesG1.Ag.4.2 genome harbors these coding sequences:
- a CDS encoding ABC transporter permease, with translation MAIRGEEAKNRFLNLLKDPVLLLIIVLIFAALAIFIVYPLFRVFAVSMTDKEGGFDLSAYSHAFSNRYMRQGFFNSLLVAGLTAIFGMLVGYLFAYTLNRTDIPLKGFFRTVAVLPIVFPPFIGALSIIMLFGFNGIITAGIFGIRNFPVYGLWGLMMAQVVCFFPVAFITLDGVIGTISPTLEDAAFNLGANRWQAFRKVILPMSVPGIASTMLVLFIESLADFGNPLILAGSKFPVLSVQAYLQITGMFDTKGGAALAVWLLFPSIAAFIIQKYWVGKKKYVTVTGKPTTSVLKSVSKPVKWILFSLCMLIAVFTLTIYATIFWGAFVKAWGMNNTLTLENFKYVFDVGLEAIKDTLVIAFTSTPISAVLGMIIAFLLVRKVFPGRRVMEFTSMLSFAVPGTVIGIGYILSFNKPPLLLTGTLAILVLNFVFRYIPVGIQSGVALLNQVDPAIEEAAYTLGADNRQVFTKVTLPLIMPAFFSALVFAFVRAMTAISAAIFLVSARWNLITVQILSQSDSGRLSEACAFSVLLIGMIMGFILILKIFLKNKISLSSGGTAGQG, from the coding sequence GTGGCTATAAGGGGAGAAGAAGCAAAAAATAGGTTTCTTAATCTTCTTAAGGATCCAGTTCTGCTTTTGATAATAGTTCTGATATTCGCCGCCTTGGCCATATTCATTGTCTATCCCCTATTCAGGGTTTTTGCGGTTAGTATGACCGACAAGGAAGGCGGGTTTGACCTGAGCGCGTACAGTCATGCCTTTTCGAATCGATACATGAGGCAGGGCTTTTTCAACAGTCTTCTGGTGGCCGGCCTTACGGCAATATTCGGAATGCTTGTAGGGTATCTATTTGCGTACACGCTTAACAGAACGGATATTCCGCTGAAGGGCTTTTTCAGAACCGTTGCCGTTCTGCCGATAGTCTTCCCGCCGTTTATTGGCGCACTTTCGATCATAATGCTATTCGGGTTCAACGGGATCATTACCGCCGGGATATTCGGGATAAGAAATTTTCCTGTGTACGGTTTATGGGGTCTCATGATGGCCCAGGTGGTTTGCTTTTTTCCGGTTGCGTTCATCACACTGGATGGTGTTATAGGAACTATCAGTCCGACGCTTGAGGATGCTGCCTTCAATCTCGGTGCAAATCGGTGGCAGGCCTTCAGGAAAGTAATTCTTCCGATGTCGGTTCCGGGTATTGCAAGCACAATGCTTGTTCTCTTCATAGAGTCGCTCGCCGACTTTGGAAATCCACTTATTCTGGCTGGCAGCAAATTTCCTGTGCTTTCCGTCCAGGCTTATCTTCAAATAACGGGAATGTTTGATACTAAAGGGGGAGCAGCGCTTGCAGTATGGCTACTGTTTCCTTCGATAGCCGCATTTATTATACAGAAATACTGGGTTGGAAAGAAGAAGTATGTCACGGTGACCGGTAAACCGACGACTTCTGTCCTTAAGAGTGTAAGTAAACCGGTAAAATGGATTCTCTTTTCACTGTGTATGCTTATCGCTGTCTTCACACTCACAATCTATGCCACAATTTTCTGGGGAGCCTTTGTGAAGGCGTGGGGAATGAACAATACTCTTACTCTGGAGAACTTCAAGTATGTCTTCGACGTCGGACTCGAGGCAATAAAGGACACTCTCGTTATTGCTTTCACTTCTACGCCGATATCTGCCGTCCTTGGTATGATAATTGCTTTTCTCCTTGTCAGGAAGGTCTTTCCTGGAAGAAGGGTGATGGAGTTCACCTCGATGCTGAGTTTTGCAGTTCCTGGAACGGTTATTGGAATAGGATATATTCTTTCATTCAACAAACCCCCGTTGCTGCTCACGGGAACTCTGGCGATACTTGTTCTCAACTTCGTTTTCAGGTATATACCGGTTGGAATACAGTCGGGTGTTGCTTTGCTAAACCAGGTAGATCCAGCGATTGAAGAGGCGGCATACACGCTTGGCGCAGATAACAGGCAGGTTTTCACGAAAGTCACGCTTCCCTTGATTATGCCGGCCTTTTTCTCTGCTTTAGTCTTTGCCTTTGTGAGAGCTATGACTGCAATCAGCGCGGCGATATTTCTTGTTTCGGCCAGATGGAACCTGATAACAGTTCAAATACTGAGTCAGAGTGATTCCGGACGTCTATCGGAAGCATGTGCCTTTTCAGTGCTATTGATTGGTATGATTATGGGCTTCATTCTGATTCTGAAGATCTTCCTTAAGAACAAAATTAGTCTATCCAGTGGTGGAACGGCAGGACAGGGGTGA
- a CDS encoding isoaspartyl peptidase/L-asparaginase family protein, whose protein sequence is MKAIIVHGGTGSFKSVTDADEHRRGIEEAVRQGFLTLEKINSAEEAVVTAVSVMEEDPTFNCGRGSVLTYRGDIEMDAAIMDNNLNAGAVSGLKRILHPITVARAVMEQTDHVLLAGAELEEFVTVLGFPREDNLIVPKRLVQWKEELEKIARGEKTRFGKSVKLAKKAEEYHSTCGAVAIDDHGRMTAGTSTGGMMMKSFGRVGDSPIIGAGTYADSFGAVSATGHGEKIMKLTLSRLVAFFMEQYPAQKSVDIALERARYFDCECGLIALDRYGNIGIGHTSKDMSWAFIKDGHAPVIF, encoded by the coding sequence ATGAAGGCCATCATTGTGCACGGCGGTACCGGAAGTTTCAAGAGCGTAACTGACGCCGATGAACACAGAAGGGGAATCGAAGAGGCAGTCAGGCAAGGATTTCTAACTCTCGAGAAGATAAACAGCGCAGAAGAAGCCGTTGTTACCGCCGTGTCCGTGATGGAAGAGGACCCGACCTTCAACTGTGGCAGGGGATCGGTGCTTACTTATCGCGGCGATATCGAAATGGATGCTGCGATAATGGACAATAATTTAAATGCGGGAGCTGTTTCCGGTTTGAAGAGAATTCTCCATCCCATAACGGTTGCACGGGCCGTCATGGAACAGACTGATCATGTTTTACTTGCCGGCGCTGAACTGGAGGAATTTGTTACGGTTCTAGGATTTCCGAGGGAGGATAACCTGATCGTTCCGAAAAGGCTCGTACAGTGGAAAGAAGAACTTGAGAAAATTGCCAGAGGCGAGAAGACCAGATTTGGAAAGAGCGTCAAGCTGGCGAAAAAGGCCGAGGAGTATCACTCTACCTGTGGTGCAGTCGCGATAGATGACCACGGAAGAATGACAGCCGGAACCTCCACGGGCGGAATGATGATGAAAAGCTTCGGCAGGGTGGGAGACAGCCCCATTATAGGCGCGGGAACCTACGCGGATTCATTCGGCGCAGTCTCCGCAACGGGTCATGGAGAAAAGATTATGAAGCTCACCCTGAGCAGGCTGGTTGCCTTCTTCATGGAACAGTACCCCGCTCAAAAGTCCGTCGACATCGCTCTCGAGAGAGCCAGATACTTCGACTGTGAGTGCGGTTTAATTGCGCTCGACAGATACGGCAATATCGGAATAGGGCACACTTCAAAGGATATGTCATGGGCGTTCATAAAAGATGGTCATGCACCGGTGATATTCTAA
- a CDS encoding MBL fold metallo-hydrolase, which yields MKIQTVGRRGVLFTFQDGDSVMGGETSVYLIEGGDRFYLCDTFLGSSFMNVVKDRIKESPRKDLVIFNSHSDFDHVWGNGAFGGCEIVAHELARRRMEERWEYDFENLERFRDGDVLKRLPNVTFSYRLVFEDDEIEFRYLPGHTLCSSVCIDRRDSVIFVGDLVEDPLPLTLWSDLVTFTESLKTVLKMSCQTVISGHSGIVAESLIRRNLEYLKSLFLGEEIDVEEGEETHSFNTKYLEFLHYEDKAREILGERFDFVQFKREFWQMLGVERESLKFESRLIRQTPSERLEEIWPQFEEQLKNRKD from the coding sequence TTGAAGATTCAGACAGTCGGCAGAAGGGGAGTGTTGTTTACCTTTCAAGACGGAGATTCAGTGATGGGTGGGGAAACATCCGTCTATTTGATAGAAGGCGGAGATCGCTTTTATTTGTGTGACACGTTTCTAGGAAGTAGTTTTATGAACGTTGTTAAGGATCGAATTAAAGAAAGCCCCAGAAAGGATCTCGTAATCTTTAACTCACATTCTGACTTCGACCATGTCTGGGGAAACGGAGCGTTCGGCGGGTGCGAAATCGTCGCTCATGAACTTGCAAGAAGAAGAATGGAAGAAAGATGGGAGTACGATTTCGAAAATCTGGAAAGATTTCGAGACGGAGATGTTTTGAAGAGACTTCCCAATGTCACCTTCAGCTATAGGTTAGTCTTTGAAGATGACGAAATAGAGTTTCGTTATTTGCCGGGGCACACTCTCTGTTCTTCTGTATGCATCGACAGAAGAGATTCGGTGATCTTCGTAGGAGATCTTGTGGAAGATCCTTTACCACTAACTCTCTGGAGCGATCTGGTAACCTTCACGGAGAGTTTGAAGACTGTACTTAAGATGTCGTGTCAGACCGTAATTTCTGGACACTCTGGAATCGTCGCTGAGAGTCTTATAAGAAGGAATCTGGAGTATCTGAAATCTCTTTTCCTTGGTGAAGAAATAGATGTTGAAGAAGGCGAAGAGACACATTCATTCAACACAAAGTATCTCGAGTTTCTGCATTATGAAGACAAAGCAAGAGAAATTCTTGGCGAGAGGTTTGACTTCGTGCAGTTCAAGAGAGAGTTTTGGCAGATGCTCGGAGTGGAAAGGGAATCTCTAAAATTTGAATCGAGATTGATCCGACAGACTCCTTCTGAAAGACTTGAAGAGATCTGGCCGCAATTTGAAGAGCAGTTGAAGAACAGGAAGGATTAG
- a CDS encoding pyruvate kinase yields the protein MGEFSIVATINERRLLKSIEMSGASAIRFNSSHVSLEELQKFISYYEDNCALPLYIDLQGAKLRLSRSQPIMEVKAGEQVVLGCRSSQLRSIAVDPRTLSYLSPGMRVSIEDGRIELQVLKLEADFARAMVLRGGVIRPAKGMNISPHPINQIELSSRDSDIVLATRKYGFVRYALSFVSSPSEVIELKELSGREVASKIERELPFSRIEEISASSDEIWFCRGDLGAQLGARGLVDFYAFFSDNLRKLYKPVLMAGEVLEHMVDAPFATRSELCHLKDIQRRGFAGVVLSNETAYGSFPIETIKTVLEVTSDE from the coding sequence ATGGGAGAGTTTTCAATCGTTGCCACAATAAATGAACGTAGACTTCTCAAGTCGATTGAAATGTCGGGAGCATCGGCCATACGTTTCAATTCCTCTCACGTTTCTCTTGAAGAGCTTCAAAAATTCATCTCTTACTATGAGGATAACTGTGCTCTTCCTCTGTATATCGATCTACAGGGTGCCAAGCTTCGGCTGTCCAGAAGTCAGCCGATAATGGAAGTGAAGGCTGGTGAACAGGTTGTTCTTGGCTGCCGGTCCTCTCAACTAAGAAGCATAGCGGTTGATCCCAGAACCCTTTCATACCTCTCTCCCGGAATGAGGGTCTCAATAGAAGACGGTAGGATTGAACTGCAGGTACTCAAACTCGAGGCAGATTTTGCAAGAGCTATGGTTCTGAGAGGCGGCGTTATTCGACCGGCCAAAGGTATGAATATCTCTCCCCATCCGATAAACCAGATAGAACTCTCCTCGAGAGATTCTGACATCGTGCTTGCCACAAGGAAGTACGGCTTCGTTAGATATGCGCTCTCCTTTGTTTCCAGTCCAAGCGAGGTAATCGAACTGAAGGAACTCTCCGGAAGAGAAGTAGCTTCCAAGATCGAAAGAGAGCTGCCGTTTTCCAGAATAGAGGAAATCTCGGCTTCAAGTGACGAGATCTGGTTCTGTAGAGGTGACCTCGGAGCCCAACTAGGGGCGAGAGGCCTCGTAGATTTCTATGCATTCTTCTCGGATAATCTCCGTAAACTCTACAAACCTGTGCTCATGGCTGGTGAAGTTCTTGAACACATGGTAGATGCACCCTTCGCTACCAGGAGTGAGCTTTGTCATCTAAAGGACATTCAAAGGCGAGGATTCGCGGGAGTGGTTCTCTCAAACGAAACGGCTTACGGTTCCTTCCCGATAGAGACCATAAAGACGGTTCTGGAGGTCACATCGGATGAATGA
- a CDS encoding Tex family protein gives MNEIVTDIANSLSLPRWKVESAVELLEEGKTIPFIARYRKEKTGELNEIQLREISDALEYAKKLRSRKEEVLRIIEEKGKLTEELKAAINDAKNLQLVEDLYLPFKSKKKTRADKAREKGLQPLADFLKTSRIKDETFIVTFVNTEQEIFQIEEALEGARDILAEEFSLEISVRERLRNQLKEKGTIRSSHSDKQDEREVYRDYYDFSQPISRLAAHQIMALFRGEREEILSLKLELPFDILPSLRDSIGWKEYLAYYEELVEASSDSYSRLLMPSIEREVRNMIREEAEGRAIHVFARNLRHLFLQPPLGEKVVMGIDPGYRTGCKVAVIGKDGSLLYHDVIYPTPPQNDYINSSMKVVQAIKTLEVELISIGNGTGSRETEVFVSRLIKEHKLPVKYMIVTESGASVYSASKVAIEEFPNEDVTTRGAISIARRVQDPMAEYVKIPPEAIGVGMYQHDVNQSELKKTLDREVESVVNLVGVSLNTASEHLLKYISGLNSRAALNIVKHRAENGGFRNRKELLKVSGLGPKAFEQAAGFCRIINGSEALDGTSVHPESYEIARVILKSAGFNPEELFTRKEEVSAKLDGIDLDAFSKDKGFNPITVREVVGMLKKPGLDPREELEKPILRTDVLSMEDLSTGMELEGTVRNVVDFGAFVDIGVKQDGLIHKSKMGRRVRDPLEVLSVGQIVKVRVLEVDTKRMRIGLELLSNASST, from the coding sequence ATGAATGAAATTGTTACAGACATTGCTAACTCGCTCTCTCTACCGAGATGGAAAGTGGAAAGTGCCGTTGAACTGCTGGAAGAAGGAAAGACTATACCATTCATTGCCAGATACAGAAAGGAAAAGACCGGTGAATTGAACGAGATACAGTTAAGAGAAATCTCCGATGCACTTGAATACGCAAAGAAGCTTCGTTCCAGAAAAGAAGAAGTTCTCAGAATCATAGAAGAAAAGGGCAAACTCACTGAGGAACTGAAAGCCGCCATCAATGATGCAAAAAACCTTCAGCTGGTTGAGGATTTATACCTTCCCTTCAAATCGAAGAAGAAAACCAGAGCGGACAAAGCGAGGGAAAAGGGGCTACAACCGCTGGCAGATTTCCTGAAGACATCAAGGATCAAGGACGAAACCTTTATCGTTACTTTTGTCAATACCGAACAGGAGATATTTCAGATAGAAGAGGCTCTAGAAGGAGCCAGGGATATTCTCGCCGAAGAGTTCTCCCTGGAGATATCCGTGAGGGAAAGGCTGAGAAATCAACTTAAGGAAAAAGGGACAATCAGAAGCTCTCATTCAGATAAGCAGGACGAACGCGAGGTTTACAGGGACTACTACGATTTCTCTCAACCGATCTCTAGACTGGCCGCTCACCAGATTATGGCTCTTTTCAGGGGAGAACGGGAGGAGATTCTCTCGTTGAAGCTGGAGTTGCCCTTCGATATTCTGCCTTCTCTGAGAGACTCGATAGGGTGGAAAGAGTATCTTGCCTACTATGAAGAACTGGTAGAGGCTTCGTCGGATTCTTACTCTAGATTGCTCATGCCTTCTATTGAACGAGAAGTGAGAAACATGATAAGAGAGGAGGCTGAGGGAAGGGCGATCCATGTTTTCGCCAGAAATCTCAGGCATCTCTTCCTCCAGCCTCCTCTCGGGGAAAAAGTCGTAATGGGTATCGACCCGGGTTACAGGACAGGATGCAAAGTGGCGGTAATTGGAAAGGACGGCTCTCTTCTCTATCATGATGTGATATATCCGACCCCACCTCAGAACGACTACATAAACTCTTCGATGAAAGTGGTTCAGGCCATAAAAACCTTAGAGGTTGAACTCATATCTATCGGCAACGGTACAGGTTCCAGGGAAACAGAGGTCTTTGTAAGCAGACTGATAAAGGAGCACAAACTTCCGGTCAAATATATGATTGTAACGGAGTCGGGCGCTTCGGTCTACTCGGCCTCAAAAGTTGCGATTGAGGAGTTCCCGAACGAAGACGTAACCACAAGAGGAGCGATCTCGATTGCGCGGAGGGTTCAGGACCCGATGGCCGAATACGTGAAAATCCCTCCGGAGGCTATTGGTGTCGGCATGTACCAGCACGATGTAAATCAGTCGGAATTGAAGAAGACGCTCGATAGAGAGGTCGAATCCGTTGTGAATCTAGTAGGCGTCAGTCTAAACACCGCATCGGAACATTTACTCAAATACATATCTGGATTGAACTCAAGAGCGGCCTTGAACATTGTAAAACACAGGGCGGAAAACGGAGGGTTCAGGAACAGAAAGGAACTGCTGAAGGTCTCCGGTCTAGGCCCAAAGGCCTTCGAGCAGGCGGCCGGTTTCTGTAGAATCATCAATGGATCAGAGGCTCTCGATGGGACTTCCGTTCATCCCGAAAGTTATGAGATTGCCAGGGTTATCCTCAAGAGCGCTGGCTTCAACCCTGAGGAGTTGTTCACGAGGAAAGAAGAAGTCTCGGCAAAACTCGACGGGATCGATCTCGACGCTTTTTCTAAGGATAAGGGATTCAATCCGATAACCGTGAGAGAAGTTGTAGGCATGCTGAAAAAGCCGGGTTTGGACCCCAGGGAGGAACTCGAAAAACCGATCCTTAGAACGGATGTCCTTTCAATGGAAGACCTGTCCACGGGGATGGAACTGGAGGGGACTGTTCGAAATGTCGTAGATTTCGGAGCCTTTGTTGACATAGGGGTCAAGCAGGATGGGCTTATTCACAAGAGCAAGATGGGAAGAAGGGTTAGAGACCCTCTCGAGGTACTGAGCGTGGGCCAGATTGTGAAGGTAAGGGTCCTAGAAGTCGACACGAAGAGAATGAGGATAGGACTTGAACTTCTCTCAAATGCCAGCAGCACTTGA
- a CDS encoding HD domain-containing phosphohydrolase → MEGFKVCKSSETIETVAQKNSSLSLLAHGDGVEISMYELRSGVVTFLDTFSGGDLLEFFYIIEGTISCNYSEKEVNLGPGDYFYAHNLKSPVELKPQTDVRLLHVSSRPLFKYVSNNMGVMKDILSKVEIKDSYTHGHGKRVRDVSLAIARKLGVPSEKQEVIAMGALFHDIGKIEIDDSILKKPSRLSREEFEIIKLHPVTGCEMVKGNFLEETQDIIRHHHERLDGSGYPDGLKGSELSLEARIVAVADSFDAMTSRRPYREAMSCNEALQELKSKAGLLYDSKAVKALEECIDEGLI, encoded by the coding sequence ATGGAAGGTTTCAAAGTTTGCAAGTCAAGCGAAACCATCGAAACGGTTGCCCAGAAGAATTCTTCGCTCTCTCTGCTGGCTCACGGCGATGGCGTAGAGATTTCGATGTATGAATTGCGCTCCGGAGTTGTCACGTTCCTGGATACATTTTCGGGCGGGGACCTCCTCGAATTCTTCTACATCATAGAGGGAACTATTTCCTGCAATTACTCCGAAAAAGAAGTCAATTTAGGTCCCGGAGATTACTTTTATGCCCATAATCTCAAGTCTCCTGTCGAACTGAAGCCCCAGACTGACGTTAGGTTGCTTCATGTATCTTCAAGGCCGCTGTTCAAATACGTAAGCAATAATATGGGGGTAATGAAGGATATTCTTTCCAAAGTGGAGATTAAGGACTCATACACTCATGGCCACGGAAAGAGAGTGAGAGATGTTTCTCTGGCGATTGCAAGAAAACTTGGTGTTCCTTCAGAGAAACAGGAAGTTATTGCGATGGGAGCTTTGTTCCATGACATTGGAAAGATTGAAATAGACGATTCGATATTGAAGAAACCCTCTCGATTGAGTAGGGAGGAGTTCGAGATAATCAAGCTTCATCCAGTTACTGGTTGCGAGATGGTTAAGGGGAACTTCCTTGAAGAGACCCAGGACATAATAAGGCATCATCACGAGCGACTTGACGGGTCGGGCTATCCAGATGGGCTTAAGGGGAGCGAATTATCTCTGGAGGCTAGAATCGTCGCCGTTGCAGATTCATTTGACGCCATGACTTCAAGGAGACCGTATAGAGAAGCGATGAGCTGCAATGAAGCCCTTCAAGAGCTTAAGTCCAAAGCCGGCTTGCTGTACGATTCCAAAGCCGTCAAGGCTCTTGAGGAATGTATAGACGAGGGCCTAATATAG
- a CDS encoding MurR/RpiR family transcriptional regulator: protein MVSEEITKIKDDLSPAYKRIATFILKEYSQVGFMSIEELSSMAGASKASVVRFSRRLGFSGFNELKKTIQHELRKRLLPYEKIATTELDRAPVENQLKLLRQNEINNLKNTLSGIGEEELHKWIDTIRAASNIYFGGFGATKHVVSLMRYTISVLQRKPTWLLSGSVSDFSFKIKLMERNDALIVMTFPPYSKEVEYMVDFALERNVRTLLVTDSVDCPVYSKAYSSILCENNSLLFGNSFVGPIAVAEMIGNFIILSEKKTGMEEMKRLFEVEERGYKAIKIDGKNK from the coding sequence ATGGTATCCGAAGAGATAACGAAAATCAAAGATGACCTATCGCCTGCATACAAAAGGATAGCAACCTTCATTCTCAAAGAATACTCGCAGGTAGGGTTCATGTCTATTGAAGAACTGAGCTCAATGGCCGGTGCGAGCAAGGCTTCTGTAGTCCGATTCTCGAGACGTCTCGGTTTCTCGGGATTCAATGAACTGAAGAAGACTATCCAGCATGAACTCAGGAAAAGACTTTTACCATATGAGAAGATCGCGACGACAGAACTTGACAGGGCCCCGGTGGAAAACCAGCTGAAATTGCTCAGACAGAATGAGATCAACAACCTTAAGAATACTTTATCCGGGATCGGAGAAGAGGAACTTCACAAATGGATCGACACTATTAGAGCAGCCAGTAACATCTATTTTGGGGGCTTCGGCGCAACAAAACACGTGGTCTCGCTGATGCGGTACACAATCTCCGTTCTTCAGCGGAAGCCAACCTGGTTGCTTTCTGGATCGGTCTCCGACTTTTCCTTCAAAATAAAGCTCATGGAAAGAAATGACGCTTTGATAGTGATGACCTTTCCTCCATATTCAAAAGAAGTGGAATACATGGTCGACTTTGCACTGGAGAGAAATGTGAGGACTCTTCTCGTTACAGATTCCGTTGACTGTCCGGTCTACTCGAAAGCCTATTCGTCGATTCTGTGTGAGAACAACTCACTTCTCTTCGGAAACTCCTTCGTTGGTCCCATAGCGGTCGCGGAAATGATAGGTAACTTCATCATCCTAAGCGAAAAGAAGACCGGTATGGAGGAGATGAAAAGGCTGTTTGAGGTAGAGGAGAGAGGATACAAAGCAATAAAGATTGACGGCAAGAACAAGTAG
- a CDS encoding MATE family efflux transporter, translating into MIVITVFAVVFTITGLTIPSSIISISCNDPEVIDVGSRAFRVVNIFFSTFGFVITSTDLLQVFGKGIAARLLPMSKQDFFLIPAIIFLQKIFELNEDHFSRTVASYFALFVAAFLSVAIFKKLKSQSRELSLRERQPVIIRISPVHDHLL; encoded by the coding sequence TTGATAGTGATTACGGTCTTTGCAGTGGTTTTTACCATTACCGGGTTGACTATACCGAGTTCGATTATAAGCATCTCCTGTAACGACCCAGAAGTCATCGATGTGGGCTCCAGAGCCTTTAGGGTGGTAAACATCTTCTTTTCCACATTCGGCTTCGTGATAACTTCTACGGACCTGCTTCAGGTTTTTGGAAAGGGAATCGCAGCGAGATTGCTGCCGATGTCGAAACAAGATTTCTTCCTTATACCTGCGATTATCTTTTTGCAAAAGATCTTCGAGCTCAATGAGGATCATTTTTCTCGGACAGTTGCCAGTTACTTTGCGCTATTTGTTGCAGCTTTTCTTTCCGTAGCGATTTTCAAAAAACTGAAGTCTCAAAGCAGGGAGCTTTCTCTACGAGAAAGGCAGCCAGTGATTATTAGAATATCACCGGTGCATGACCATCTTTTATGA
- a CDS encoding ABC transporter substrate-binding protein has translation MKRVLISVIFLVFFASAFANLVVYSSVDEANARKILNAFVEDTGIEVDFVFLSSGPALARIEAESSNPQADVWFGAPLENHIIAKERGLTQAYKTLSVYGVSPEFYDVEGYYHPIYMNPLGVGVNTSVLEQIKASLPESWEDLLASEYRRMIQYPNPQSSGTAYSLITGLVKIYGEDGAFQYLKNLAPNIQTYTQSGTGPSKAVGPGQVALGIQFTPAFFQFMEQGYPVSVVFPKEGVPYEVASVSILKGAKNLADAQKLIDWVVSKAGQQQIVDQKTYFYPIRPDVDFGSLQPLSTINLLSIDPAWAAENKTRLIERWINEVLPY, from the coding sequence ATGAAGCGAGTTCTTATCTCTGTGATCTTTTTGGTGTTCTTTGCATCAGCCTTTGCAAATCTCGTGGTCTATTCCAGCGTCGATGAGGCAAATGCGAGGAAGATATTGAATGCATTTGTTGAGGACACGGGGATCGAAGTTGACTTTGTCTTCCTTTCTTCGGGACCTGCCCTGGCAAGGATTGAAGCCGAATCCAGCAATCCGCAGGCCGATGTGTGGTTTGGCGCACCACTGGAAAACCATATTATCGCAAAAGAACGTGGGTTGACACAGGCCTACAAGACGTTAAGTGTATACGGTGTCTCACCCGAGTTCTATGACGTTGAGGGTTATTACCATCCGATTTATATGAATCCTCTCGGTGTTGGAGTTAATACCTCCGTCCTGGAGCAGATAAAGGCCTCTTTGCCGGAATCCTGGGAAGATCTCCTCGCTTCCGAATACAGAAGAATGATTCAGTATCCAAATCCCCAGTCTTCTGGAACTGCCTACAGCTTGATCACTGGTTTAGTAAAGATTTACGGTGAAGATGGGGCCTTCCAGTACCTGAAGAATCTAGCTCCAAATATCCAGACCTATACGCAGAGCGGAACTGGACCCTCCAAGGCCGTCGGCCCTGGTCAGGTTGCGCTTGGAATTCAGTTCACCCCGGCTTTCTTCCAGTTCATGGAACAGGGATACCCTGTATCCGTTGTGTTCCCCAAGGAAGGAGTGCCCTACGAAGTGGCTTCAGTCTCGATTCTGAAGGGAGCCAAGAACCTTGCGGATGCTCAGAAGCTTATCGATTGGGTCGTTTCCAAGGCCGGTCAGCAGCAGATAGTTGACCAGAAGACATACTTCTACCCCATAAGACCCGATGTCGATTTCGGCAGCCTACAGCCGCTTTCAACGATCAATCTTCTTTCCATCGATCCTGCTTGGGCCGCAGAAAACAAGACCAGACTTATCGAGAGATGGATTAACGAAGTACTTCCATACTAA
- a CDS encoding cyclase family protein has protein sequence MTRYVDLTRVIEDNQPVYPGDDQTRLHRSRVLSKDGYNNHRLEISMHSGTHIDGPLHLTQSNLYVDQIEIDRLIGKGILLDVRGETEITIKPQYEEAISEDSIVLFWTGRDSLFGSEDYFLKNPYLTSDLAEFLVERKTRMVGFDSSSPDRYPYDIHRILFHGGCFIAENLTGLENLSNSKELEIFAIPLKIHADSSIARVFAAVKQGGDP, from the coding sequence TTGACTAGATATGTCGATCTTACAAGAGTAATCGAAGACAATCAGCCGGTCTATCCAGGTGATGATCAGACAAGGCTCCACAGGTCGAGAGTCTTGAGTAAAGACGGATACAACAACCACAGACTTGAAATAAGTATGCACTCGGGAACCCATATAGACGGTCCGCTGCATCTCACCCAATCAAATCTCTATGTAGATCAGATCGAGATCGATAGACTTATAGGCAAGGGAATTCTCCTAGATGTGAGGGGCGAAACAGAGATAACAATTAAGCCGCAATATGAAGAAGCGATCTCCGAAGACTCGATTGTTCTTTTCTGGACTGGAAGGGATTCCCTGTTTGGTAGCGAGGACTATTTCTTGAAGAACCCATACCTGACTTCCGATCTGGCCGAATTTCTGGTAGAGCGTAAAACGAGAATGGTTGGTTTCGACTCATCTTCTCCGGATCGATACCCTTACGATATCCACAGAATTCTTTTCCATGGAGGCTGCTTCATCGCAGAGAATCTTACCGGACTTGAAAACCTGTCGAATTCGAAAGAACTGGAAATCTTCGCGATTCCGTTGAAGATCCATGCTGATTCCTCTATAGCCCGAGTCTTTGCCGCGGTCAAACAGGGAGGAGACCCTTGA